In Juglans microcarpa x Juglans regia isolate MS1-56 chromosome 4S, Jm3101_v1.0, whole genome shotgun sequence, a single window of DNA contains:
- the LOC121261948 gene encoding nicotianamine synthase-like translates to MGCQEEPLVQQVCNLFEQISNLDSLKPSKDVNMLFTQLVFTCMPPTPIDVTKLCKRVQEIRSKLIRLCGEAEGLLESHYSTILGSYQKPLDHLDIFPYYSNYLKLSLLEFNILSQHCTQNGPSKIAFVGSGPLPLTSIVLASNHLNSSTFHNYDIDPLANSKAVSLVSSDPDLSKRMFFHTTDIMNVTTALKDFEVVFLAALVGMDKDDKVRVIDHIAKYMAPGALLMLRSAHGARAFLYPVVDPSDLVGFEVLSVFHPTDDVINSVVIARKYPMTTHSLEQQQGLGPMVLPSKCSEIQAFNPFNHGNMIEDLALEEQLS, encoded by the coding sequence ATGGGTTGCCAGGAAGAGCCTTTGGTTCAACAAGTCTGCAATTTGTTTGAGCAAATCTCAAACCTCGACAGTCTCAAACCCTCCAAAGATGTCAACATGCTCTTCACCCAACTTGTGTTCACATGCATGCCACCAACTCCAATTGATGTAACCAAGCTGTGCAAAAGGGTGCAAGAAATCAGGTCAAAGCTGATTAGGCTTTGTGGGGAGGCTGAGGGACTTTTGGAGAGCCATTACTCTACCATTTTGGGCTCATATCAGAAACCACTTGACCATCTTGATATCTTTCCTTACTATTCTAATTACCTCAAGCTTAGCCTCCTTGAGTTCAACATCCTTTCCCAACACTGCACCCAAAATGGCCCTAGCAAAATTGCCTTTGTGGGCTCTGGTCCCCTTCCCCTTACATCTATTGTCTTGGCATCTAATCACCTCAACTCCTCGACCTTTCACAATTATGATATTGACCCCTTAGCCAATTCAAAGGCTGTTAGTTTAGTTTCATCTGATCCTGACTTGTCAAAAAGAATGTTCTTCCATACCACTGATATAATGAATGTAACAACTGCTTTGAAAGATTTTGAAGTTGTTTTCTTGGCAGCTCTAGTGGGCATGGACAAGGACGACAAGGTCCGAGTCATAGATCATATCGCCAAGTACATGGCGCCAGGAGCTCTTTTGATGCTAAGGAGTGCACATGGAGCTAGGGCTTTTCTCTATCCGGTGGTTGATCCGTCCGATCTTGTTGGATTCGAGGTTCTTTCAGTGTTTCATCCAACTGATGATGTTATTAATTCGGTTGTGATTGCACGTAAATATCCCATGACTACACACTCACTTGAGCAGCAGCAGGGTCTTGGCCCCATGGTACTGCCTAGCAAGTGTTCTGAAATCCAAGCATTCAATCCTTTCAACCATGGGAACATGATTGAGGATCTAGCTCTTGAGGAGCAACTTTCCTAG
- the LOC121261952 gene encoding uncharacterized protein LOC121261952 — protein MDFQKKRIQLLLLIAGIIALSIAAEKCRQLVGEEASSQSGKFTFLNCFDMGSGSVACAVKEGVKLYFYNIRAAHVEKARHSAIEAALVDALSQGMSAKDAAKQAQKEGAKAAKLVTRQSKRIIGPIISSGWDFFEAIYYGGTLTEGFLRGTGTLFGTYAGGFLGEQRLGKVGYLVGSELGSWVGGRIGIMVYDVVNGVHYLLQFVQTEENVDREMPAYENSEAVETPAYEAPSYMSTEESENSNAYETPAYESSEAYEDSEL, from the coding sequence CTGAAAAATGTCGGCAGCTGGTTGGGGAAGAAGCGTCATCTCAGAGTGGAAAGTTTACATTCTTGAACTGTTTTGACATGGGCTCTGGATCTGTAGCTTGCGCTGTGAAGGAGGGTGTGAAGCTGTACTTCTACAACATCAGAGCTGCTCATGTTGAAAAGGCGAGGCATTCTGCAATTGAGGCTGCTTTAGTTGATGCATTGTCACAGGGAATGTCTGCTAAAGATGCTGCCAAACAAGCACAGAAAGAAGGTGCAAAGGCGGCAAAGTTGGTGACCCGGCAATCCAAACGCATAATAGGCCCCATTATCTCTTCTGGATGGGACTTTTTTGAAGCAATATATTATGGTGGTACCTTGACAGAAGGGTTCCTCAGAGGCACTGGAACATTGTTTGGCACCTATGCCGGTGGTTTCCTAGGAGAGCAAAGACTGGGGAAGGTTGGCTATCTTGTGGGAAGTGAATTGGGCAGTTGGGTTGGAGGTAGGATAGGAATTATGGTATATGATGTGGTTAATGGAGTGCATTACTTGCTTCAATTTGTTCAAACTGAAGAAAATGTAGATCGTGAAATGCCAGCTTACGAAAATTCTGAAGCTGTTGAAACTCCTGCTTATGAGGCTCCATCGTACATGAGTACTGAAGAGTCTGAAAATTCCAATGCTTATGAAACTCCTGCTTATGAGAGCTCTGAAGCATATGAAGATTCGGAACTGTAG